Proteins from a genomic interval of Longimicrobiales bacterium:
- a CDS encoding nitroreductase, translated as MKPTDAIRQRRSIRSFTDREVAREEIERMLEAAVLAPNHRMTQPWRFYVLGPEARRAYGMALGDRKARKVNESDAAALVREKVASEHAALPGMIVVAMVQDANPEIREEDYASVMMAVQNMALAAAELGLGTHIKSGAVMEDPAARAAAGVADDERIVAVVNVGEPADVPTPKDRKPAAAVTTWVD; from the coding sequence ATGAAACCAACGGATGCGATCCGGCAGCGGCGTTCCATCAGGAGCTTCACGGACCGGGAAGTTGCGCGGGAGGAGATCGAGCGCATGCTGGAGGCGGCGGTGCTGGCGCCGAACCATCGCATGACGCAGCCCTGGCGGTTCTACGTGCTGGGGCCGGAGGCGCGGCGGGCGTACGGCATGGCGCTGGGCGACCGCAAGGCGCGGAAAGTGAACGAGAGCGATGCAGCCGCGCTCGTCCGGGAGAAGGTCGCGTCCGAACATGCCGCGCTGCCGGGCATGATCGTAGTGGCCATGGTGCAGGATGCGAATCCGGAGATCCGTGAGGAGGACTACGCGTCGGTAATGATGGCTGTGCAGAACATGGCGCTCGCGGCGGCCGAGCTGGGTCTGGGCACGCACATCAAGAGCGGCGCGGTGATGGAGGATCCCGCGGCGCGGGCGGCGGCGGGAGTGGCGGACGACGAACGCATCGTGGCGGTGGTCAACGTCGGCGAGCCCGCAGACGTGCCGACGCC